GCCAACATATGCGACGCCTGTTGACCGGCGAGGCGGCGGGTGCTGTGGCATTTCGGTTCATGCCAACGCGGGTTGCGGAGGTCGGCAGCGCCATGGATGGCCAGTGGGTTGTGGCGGAGGGGTGGGCCGGCGAGCACGACTACTGGGTGCACGCGTGGTGCCTCCACGACGGCATCATCACCAACTTCCGTGAGTACTTCAACACGTCTGTCACCGTCAGGAATCTAGGCCAGACGGCTAAGGAAGACGTGGTGTGGGCCATATGGGAGAGCCAATCGCCCAGGCCCAAGAGCCGCTCCATGCCGGGTCTAGTGCTCGCCATCTGACATTACATAGTTTGtatgtgatgtacatattttgtaaaaagaaaaatattgtTTTTACCCGGACAACGGGTAGTTGGTTTTTGACCATGCAAGATATGGTGTACAAATGATGTAAATCATGGTTTTACTTTTGAGAGTTGGTCTTTTTACCTGCTAGCATGTTCTTTGTGAATGAGTGCAAATTTCAAGCAGCTATAATAGTTTTATAAGACATTTTCTTCGTTTCTTCGAAAGGTCTTTAACCCAACAGACCACCCGTAAAACTTGAAGGAAGCGAGAGGGACCGCGACATTACAAGAAACATctatttgggtgggcgggcggcCGGGCGGGCTTGGGGAAGAGAAAAGAAGGAAGGGCAAGCACACAAGTTTCTAAAAAAAAGCACAAATACGCGgacaagttttttttttgagaaaagctTGCTAAGCTTTATTGATTAGCTAAAATGGTTGCATGAATTACAACTGG
The window above is part of the Triticum aestivum cultivar Chinese Spring chromosome 2A, IWGSC CS RefSeq v2.1, whole genome shotgun sequence genome. Proteins encoded here:
- the LOC123191475 gene encoding wound-induced protein 1-like gives rise to the protein MGKHAPSKSNREVVESLYASLARGDAAAVTALLAADLDWWFHGPRRCQHMRRLLTGEAAGAVAFRFMPTRVAEVGSAMDGQWVVAEGWAGEHDYWVHAWCLHDGIITNFREYFNTSVTVRNLGQTAKEDVVWAIWESQSPRPKSRSMPGLVLAI